In Acidobacteriota bacterium, one genomic interval encodes:
- a CDS encoding S41 family peptidase produces MRGANRWRRAAWLAFLGFAIAIAGGAQSTDQPAGPAASVNVETFDFAWRKIAGTFWDQSMGGVDWQAVGDELRPRARAAANNAELRLVLQNMLSRLGQSHFGVLPGPGSVESPSPVDDSGDTGRCTRALMRAVAGDGGSAASDAGPGFDVRFIDSMPVVSRVEPGSSADRQSLRTGLEVVRVEDQKLAVLASCLELDSLDPSVAGMVRLRAVEGLLFGDPGDPVAVEFSDAAGDLSTFELERAHHPDAVEIGFGNLPKMRYLFETEVLETGAGRVLSVRFNVWLIPVVEAFEAALYGEPAEGAPAIDGVLIDLRGNPGGVAGTAVGVAGYLLGDRVLLGKMKNRSTELNLNVYPRQISSAGKRIERFAGPVAVLIDGASASTSEIFAAGLQDHGRARLFGGPTAAAALPSVIERMPNGDLLMHAIADFERPSGERIEGRPVEPESPVSPTREGLLAGRDEPREAALAWIVSELERDGG; encoded by the coding sequence ATGCGGGGTGCGAATCGATGGCGCCGGGCGGCGTGGCTCGCCTTTCTCGGCTTCGCGATAGCGATTGCGGGTGGGGCGCAGTCGACGGATCAGCCTGCCGGTCCGGCGGCGAGTGTCAACGTCGAGACGTTCGATTTCGCCTGGCGGAAGATCGCCGGCACGTTCTGGGACCAGTCGATGGGCGGCGTCGACTGGCAGGCGGTCGGCGATGAGCTGCGGCCCCGTGCCCGGGCCGCCGCGAACAACGCCGAACTGCGTCTCGTTCTGCAGAACATGCTCTCCCGGCTGGGCCAGTCCCACTTCGGCGTTCTGCCGGGGCCGGGTTCGGTCGAGAGCCCGTCGCCGGTGGACGACTCGGGCGACACGGGCAGGTGCACGCGGGCGTTGATGCGGGCCGTGGCGGGCGATGGCGGTTCCGCCGCGTCGGACGCCGGGCCGGGTTTCGATGTCCGCTTCATCGACTCGATGCCCGTTGTGAGCCGGGTCGAACCCGGTTCCTCCGCGGACCGCCAGAGCCTTCGCACCGGCCTCGAGGTGGTTCGGGTCGAGGACCAGAAGCTCGCGGTGCTCGCGAGTTGTCTCGAGCTCGATTCCCTCGATCCGTCGGTCGCGGGAATGGTGCGGTTGCGGGCCGTCGAGGGCCTGCTCTTTGGGGACCCGGGCGATCCGGTCGCGGTGGAGTTCTCGGACGCGGCGGGCGATCTGTCCACGTTCGAACTCGAACGGGCCCACCATCCCGACGCCGTGGAGATCGGCTTCGGCAACCTGCCGAAGATGCGGTACCTGTTCGAGACCGAGGTGCTGGAAACGGGTGCCGGCCGAGTGCTGTCGGTGCGCTTCAACGTCTGGTTGATTCCAGTGGTCGAGGCGTTCGAGGCCGCGCTCTACGGTGAACCCGCCGAAGGCGCGCCGGCCATCGATGGCGTACTGATCGACCTTCGGGGCAATCCCGGGGGTGTCGCCGGGACCGCTGTTGGCGTCGCTGGCTACCTGCTCGGGGACCGGGTCCTTCTGGGCAAGATGAAGAACCGGAGCACGGAGCTGAATCTGAACGTCTATCCGCGCCAGATATCGAGCGCCGGCAAGAGGATCGAGCGATTCGCGGGGCCGGTCGCCGTGCTGATCGACGGCGCCAGCGCCAGCACCAGCGAGATCTTCGCCGCCGGCCTCCAGGACCATGGTCGGGCGCGGCTGTTCGGCGGGCCGACCGCCGCGGCGGCCCTGCCGTCGGTCATCGAGAGGATGCCGAACGGCGACCTGCTGATGCACGCGATCGCCGACTTCGAGCGGCCCAGCGGCGAACGGATCGAGGGCAGGCCGGTGGAGCCCGAATCTCCGGTGTCGCCCACTCGTGAGGGGCTTCTCGCCGGAAGGGACGAGCCGCGCGAGGCGGCGCTGGCCTGGATCGTCTCGGAACTCGAAAGGGATGGCGGATGA
- a CDS encoding AMP-binding protein codes for MSDWHHADILEAIAEHQPGSPAQAFVDPLGGEPARRYSQAEMHRRANGVAATLIARGAKRQDKVAQYLYNVPEYLESVLACFKASLVPVNTNYRYVEGELLYLWDNADVVAVVFHGCFASRIADLRSKMPGIHTWLWVDDGSGPCPEWAIPYEQAAAAAPDDSLTFQAPWPRSGDDLWLLYTGGTTGMPKGVMWRLDDLWLLGNDNRPEPFDLSGGVEGLVPQFDELLMRRVSLPACPLMHGTGFLTALGGMLNGGTVITLANRRFDAVATLEAITTEKINGMAIVGDAFARPMVRALEAEPDRFDLSSLEAVVSSGAMWSAEVKREFLRFCPPETILTDSLGSSESIGMGRSDSTAGEATETASFVLGDNACVIDDDGNKVEPGSGVLGRIAVTGHIPVGYYKDPEKTAAIFTEVDGVRYSMAGDYATVEADGSLKLYGRGSVCINSGGEKIFPEEVEEVLKTHPAVRDAVCVGVPDERFGQAVTAVVELDSPGHFSEPDVIGWVKRELASYKAPKRILVRDTVGRAANGKADYNGLREWAVGQLAAGEAAQ; via the coding sequence ATGAGCGACTGGCATCACGCGGACATTCTCGAAGCGATCGCCGAGCACCAGCCGGGCTCGCCGGCGCAGGCGTTTGTAGATCCTCTGGGCGGCGAACCGGCGCGCCGCTACTCGCAGGCCGAGATGCACCGCCGCGCGAACGGCGTCGCGGCGACACTGATCGCGCGCGGCGCGAAGCGCCAGGACAAGGTGGCGCAGTACCTCTACAACGTTCCGGAGTACCTGGAGTCCGTGCTCGCCTGCTTCAAGGCGTCCCTGGTGCCGGTGAACACGAACTACCGTTACGTGGAGGGCGAGCTTCTCTACCTGTGGGACAACGCGGACGTCGTGGCGGTTGTCTTCCACGGTTGCTTCGCGTCGCGGATCGCGGATCTCCGATCGAAGATGCCGGGAATCCACACGTGGCTCTGGGTCGACGACGGCTCGGGTCCCTGTCCCGAATGGGCGATTCCCTACGAGCAGGCCGCTGCCGCGGCGCCCGACGACTCGCTGACCTTCCAAGCGCCGTGGCCGCGCAGCGGCGACGATCTCTGGCTGCTGTACACCGGCGGCACGACCGGCATGCCGAAGGGCGTCATGTGGAGGCTCGACGACCTCTGGCTGCTCGGCAACGACAACCGGCCCGAGCCGTTCGATCTCTCGGGCGGCGTGGAGGGTCTCGTACCCCAGTTCGACGAGCTCCTGATGCGACGGGTTTCTCTTCCCGCCTGCCCCCTGATGCACGGCACCGGATTCCTGACCGCCCTCGGCGGCATGCTGAACGGCGGCACGGTGATCACCCTGGCCAACCGCCGCTTCGATGCCGTGGCCACGCTCGAGGCGATCACCACGGAGAAGATCAACGGGATGGCGATCGTGGGCGACGCGTTCGCCCGGCCCATGGTGCGCGCGCTCGAAGCGGAACCGGATCGCTTCGACCTGTCCAGCCTTGAAGCCGTGGTTTCCTCGGGCGCGATGTGGAGCGCCGAAGTGAAGCGTGAGTTCTTGCGGTTCTGTCCGCCGGAGACGATCCTGACGGACAGCCTCGGGTCGTCCGAGTCGATCGGCATGGGCCGCTCGGACTCGACCGCCGGCGAGGCGACCGAAACGGCCTCCTTCGTGCTCGGTGACAACGCCTGCGTGATCGACGACGACGGCAACAAGGTCGAGCCGGGTTCGGGGGTGCTTGGGCGGATCGCCGTCACCGGTCACATTCCGGTCGGGTACTACAAGGACCCTGAGAAGACGGCGGCCATATTCACCGAAGTCGACGGCGTCCGCTACTCGATGGCGGGCGACTACGCCACCGTCGAGGCTGACGGCTCCCTCAAGCTCTATGGCCGCGGCTCGGTGTGCATCAACAGCGGCGGCGAGAAGATCTTCCCCGAAGAGGTCGAGGAAGTGCTGAAGACCCACCCTGCGGTCCGTGACGCGGTGTGCGTAGGCGTTCCGGACGAGCGTTTCGGGCAGGCGGTCACGGCCGTCGTCGAACTGGACAGCCCCGGGCACTTCAGCGAGCCTGACGTCATCGGTTGGGTGAAGCGGGAACTGGCGTCCTACAAGGCGCCCAAGCGCATTCTGGTGCGGGACACCGTGGGCCGGGCGGCGAACGGCAAGGCCGACTACAACGGTCTGCGCGAGTGGGCGGTCGGGCAACTCGCCGCAGGCGAGGCGGCCCAGTGA
- a CDS encoding alkaline phosphatase, whose translation MPISFVSIRRSHGVLTASWCARWTVAFLLGAALPASAQKNNVILFVGDGMGVSTVTFTRIATVGVDGQLTMDRMPYTAVSRTASADYITPDSAATMSAMMTGVNTNTGVIGFGPTTEYADFNDNGDGPRLTNIGELATSMGYAVGIVTTTRVTHATPAAVFAHVNNRNLENEIAAQMTPGGGGYNTRLGEGLHVIFGGGRRHFLPTSGSDDEGLPGRRSDGRDLRNELQQRGYRYVWNRQGLNSLGGSGRAIGLFASSHLEYETDRDSGEPSLEEMTRKAIQILAATGKPYFLMVEGGRIDHAHHEGNAFRAFTDTRMFDRAISAAQRSVNLNRTLILATADHSHVFTVAGYPMRPLGDLRYTPRSVPASFRNQPHNGILGTVHEINSAGTIAESGDSSGIPYTILGYANGPGHRSGSRVNPNTDRTPGHGGAVPTGTSHTAYRQEATVPLAIETHAGEDVMIYAVGRTAENVRGTVPNTKVFDWIKDGFAGRGSAPRPGPSPDPTPDPNPGPAPDPVGTCTPTTVVLEFDGGYEVSMCYVTQDGESGPVKAEAWSSEAGILWFFGRNNPEVLVKVLDGCGVNGHRWAFVAPVTTLDFNLWITGPDGSRWTHGNPQGATASTKSDITAFPCG comes from the coding sequence ATGCCGATTTCCTTCGTATCGATCCGACGCAGCCACGGCGTCCTCACGGCGTCCTGGTGCGCTCGCTGGACGGTCGCCTTCCTGCTGGGCGCGGCGCTGCCCGCCTCCGCCCAGAAGAACAACGTCATCCTGTTCGTCGGCGACGGCATGGGGGTGTCGACTGTCACTTTCACTCGTATCGCGACGGTGGGCGTCGACGGACAACTGACGATGGACCGCATGCCCTACACCGCCGTTTCCCGCACGGCGTCGGCCGACTACATCACCCCCGACAGCGCCGCCACGATGTCGGCGATGATGACCGGCGTCAACACGAACACGGGCGTAATCGGCTTCGGCCCGACTACCGAGTACGCGGACTTCAACGACAACGGCGACGGCCCGCGGTTGACCAACATCGGCGAACTGGCGACCTCGATGGGCTACGCCGTCGGCATCGTCACGACGACGCGCGTCACCCACGCGACGCCGGCGGCGGTGTTCGCCCATGTCAACAACCGGAACCTGGAAAACGAGATCGCCGCCCAGATGACCCCCGGCGGCGGGGGTTACAACACGCGGCTCGGGGAGGGGCTCCACGTCATCTTTGGGGGCGGCAGGCGACACTTCCTACCCACTTCGGGAAGCGACGACGAGGGTCTTCCGGGACGACGGTCGGACGGCCGCGACCTCAGAAACGAGCTACAGCAAAGGGGCTATCGCTACGTCTGGAACCGGCAGGGGCTCAATTCGCTGGGCGGTTCCGGCCGCGCAATCGGTCTGTTCGCCTCGAGTCACCTGGAGTACGAAACGGACCGGGACAGCGGCGAGCCGAGCCTGGAGGAGATGACGAGGAAGGCGATCCAGATCCTCGCCGCGACGGGGAAGCCCTACTTCCTGATGGTCGAAGGCGGACGAATCGACCACGCGCACCACGAGGGGAACGCCTTTCGCGCCTTCACCGACACCCGGATGTTCGATCGAGCGATCAGCGCCGCACAGCGAAGCGTGAATCTCAACAGGACCCTGATCCTCGCGACGGCCGACCACAGCCACGTCTTCACGGTCGCCGGCTACCCGATGCGACCGCTCGGCGATCTGCGCTACACCCCCCGCTCGGTGCCCGCGTCGTTCCGGAACCAGCCGCACAACGGCATCCTGGGAACGGTCCACGAGATCAACAGCGCCGGCACGATCGCGGAGAGCGGAGACTCGAGCGGCATTCCCTACACCATCCTGGGCTACGCCAACGGACCCGGGCATCGCAGCGGTTCGCGCGTCAATCCGAACACCGACAGGACACCCGGCCACGGCGGCGCCGTTCCTACAGGCACCAGCCACACGGCGTACCGGCAGGAGGCTACGGTCCCGCTGGCGATAGAAACGCACGCTGGCGAAGACGTGATGATCTACGCGGTCGGCCGCACGGCCGAGAACGTGCGCGGCACCGTGCCCAACACGAAGGTCTTCGACTGGATCAAGGACGGTTTCGCCGGGAGGGGCAGCGCGCCGCGACCCGGACCCAGCCCCGACCCGACTCCGGATCCGAATCCCGGACCGGCCCCGGATCCGGTCGGTACCTGCACGCCCACCACCGTCGTCCTTGAATTCGACGGCGGCTACGAGGTCAGCATGTGCTACGTCACGCAGGACGGTGAATCGGGCCCGGTCAAGGCCGAAGCCTGGTCCAGCGAGGCAGGCATTCTGTGGTTCTTCGGCCGCAACAACCCGGAAGTCCTGGTCAAGGTGCTCGACGGTTGTGGAGTCAACGGCCACCGCTGGGCGTTCGTGGCGCCGGTGACCACCCTGGACTTCAACCTGTGGATTACGGGACCCGACGGCAGCCGCTGGACGCATGGCAACCCGCAGGGCGCGACCGCGAGCACGAAGTCGGACATCACGGCGTTTCCGTGCGGCTAG
- a CDS encoding C-terminal binding protein — protein MSQSAKQKVVVQLPGIAKTASVDTRYTFELEALLPVAELVEVAATSEEEFLAEASDAAAVITSWGFRISRSVVAGLDECVVIGVGSVGVDMVDVEAATEAGIVVTNVPDVFIEEVADHTMALILAGARRMREMDSMVRRGDWFKGRPLLNEVPRLWGQTLGLVSFGNVARAVARRAKPFGMHVIAHDPYVSELKMTGEGVEPVSFSELLERSDYLSIHAPLNGETRHMLSGPQFAAMKETAVLINAGRGPTVDEAALIEALDTGQIAAAALDVLEREPPAADNPLLAMDNVILTPHVASATTRMRPETRRRVGREVALALSGRWPMSCVNPTVLPRVELERWQPVPMERGPNR, from the coding sequence GTGAGTCAGTCGGCGAAGCAGAAGGTCGTCGTCCAACTGCCGGGGATCGCGAAGACCGCTTCCGTCGATACGCGCTACACCTTTGAACTGGAGGCGCTCCTTCCCGTGGCGGAACTCGTCGAGGTAGCGGCGACGTCGGAAGAGGAGTTCCTGGCCGAAGCATCGGACGCGGCGGCCGTCATCACTTCCTGGGGTTTTCGCATCAGCCGCTCGGTGGTCGCCGGCCTCGACGAGTGCGTCGTGATCGGTGTGGGCAGCGTCGGCGTCGACATGGTCGACGTCGAGGCGGCGACGGAAGCCGGCATCGTGGTGACCAACGTGCCGGATGTGTTCATCGAGGAAGTGGCCGACCACACGATGGCGTTGATCCTGGCCGGCGCGAGACGGATGCGGGAGATGGACTCCATGGTCCGCCGAGGCGACTGGTTCAAGGGGCGGCCGTTGCTCAACGAGGTGCCGCGACTCTGGGGCCAGACTCTGGGGCTCGTCTCGTTCGGGAACGTGGCGCGGGCGGTCGCGCGGCGGGCGAAGCCGTTCGGCATGCACGTCATCGCGCACGACCCGTACGTCAGCGAGCTGAAGATGACGGGAGAGGGTGTCGAACCCGTCAGCTTCAGCGAGTTGCTGGAGCGGTCCGACTACCTGTCGATCCACGCGCCGCTCAACGGGGAGACCCGGCACATGCTCTCGGGTCCCCAGTTCGCGGCGATGAAGGAGACCGCGGTGCTGATCAACGCCGGCCGGGGCCCGACGGTCGACGAGGCGGCTCTGATCGAGGCGCTGGATACCGGCCAGATCGCCGCCGCGGCGCTCGACGTGCTGGAGAGGGAGCCGCCGGCCGCGGACAACCCCCTGCTGGCGATGGACAACGTGATCCTCACGCCGCACGTCGCCTCGGCCACTACCCGCATGCGGCCCGAGACGCGGCGGCGCGTCGGTCGTGAGGTCGCCCTGGCGCTCTCCGGCCGCTGGCCGATGAGCTGCGTGAATCCGACTGTGCTCCCTAGAGTGGAACTCGAACGCTGGCAGCCGGTGCCGATGGAGCGCGGTCCGAACCGCTAG
- the sixA gene encoding phosphohistidine phosphatase SixA, whose protein sequence is MRVLYVLRHAKSDWSAAYGGVDHERPLNARGLKAARTMGRRLADRQAVPDRILCSSAVRTRQTIELAVAAGNWNRTTILEPTLYLASPGSAVDLLREQSDEAHSILIVGHQPTCAELVRRLTGDDPPRFVTAAVACVYLDITSWNVVEPYCGRLAWFSTPKQAD, encoded by the coding sequence GTGCGCGTCCTCTACGTGCTACGGCACGCGAAGTCTGACTGGAGCGCCGCCTACGGCGGCGTCGACCACGAACGGCCACTGAACGCCCGCGGCCTCAAGGCAGCCCGGACCATGGGCCGGAGACTCGCCGACCGGCAGGCCGTGCCCGACCGGATCCTCTGTTCGTCCGCGGTGCGCACGCGGCAGACGATCGAACTGGCGGTCGCGGCGGGCAACTGGAACCGCACGACGATTCTGGAGCCGACGCTCTACCTCGCCTCCCCCGGCAGCGCAGTAGACCTCCTGCGCGAACAGTCCGACGAAGCGCACTCGATTCTCATCGTCGGCCACCAGCCCACCTGTGCCGAGCTCGTCCGCCGGCTGACAGGCGACGATCCGCCCCGCTTCGTCACCGCCGCGGTCGCCTGCGTGTACCTCGACATCACGTCCTGGAACGTGGTTGAGCCGTACTGTGGCCGGCTGGCCTGGTTCAGTACACCGAAGCAGGCGGACTAG
- the manA gene encoding mannose-6-phosphate isomerase, class I: protein MTPLDRPLRLLPRVRNYDWGTADFIPRLCGREPTGRPEAELWLGSHPDAPADVVLGSGDAGSIPLDRLIAERPVEVLGGGSALPFLTKVLSAGRPLSIQAHPSREQAARGFAAGASGNYRDPNHKPELLYALTPFSALSGFRPPVEAAGLLGALGLEELAPHVRRLSSEGAAAYRPLLAALREHAGTELAARAANAARHAAEEADPERSEAMRWINRIATFHPEDPLLIAPLILRLVHLDPGQALFTGPGVPHSYLEGSGVEVMANSDNVLRLGLTSKRVDAAALLDILVYEGSDEGLLEPQVAERPWGRRVGFTPPVADFRLEVLNLTGRSPAPLADDNGVRIVLALEGEVEVLNAAGSERLLPGQAAMLSAAATAVTATGPGTVALTKPNRQEP, encoded by the coding sequence ATGACACCGCTCGACCGCCCCCTCCGGCTGCTGCCGCGCGTCCGAAACTACGACTGGGGCACGGCCGACTTCATTCCCCGTCTCTGCGGCCGCGAGCCCACGGGCAGGCCGGAAGCCGAGCTCTGGTTGGGTAGCCACCCGGACGCACCGGCCGACGTCGTCCTCGGGTCAGGCGACGCCGGCTCGATTCCGCTTGACAGGTTGATCGCCGAGCGGCCGGTCGAGGTCCTGGGCGGCGGCTCCGCACTGCCCTTCCTGACCAAGGTCCTCTCGGCAGGCCGGCCGCTGTCGATCCAGGCCCATCCGAGCCGCGAGCAGGCCGCTCGCGGCTTCGCGGCCGGCGCATCTGGCAACTACCGGGATCCGAACCACAAGCCGGAGCTGCTCTACGCGTTGACCCCCTTTTCCGCCCTCTCCGGCTTCCGGCCGCCCGTGGAAGCAGCCGGCCTGCTCGGCGCGCTCGGTCTGGAAGAACTCGCTCCGCACGTCCGGCGCCTCAGCTCAGAAGGAGCGGCCGCTTACCGGCCGCTGCTTGCCGCGTTGAGGGAGCACGCGGGGACGGAGCTTGCGGCCAGGGCCGCCAATGCCGCCCGGCACGCCGCGGAGGAAGCCGACCCGGAACGGAGCGAAGCAATGCGCTGGATCAACCGGATTGCCACCTTCCATCCCGAAGATCCGCTGCTCATCGCACCCTTGATCCTGCGACTGGTCCATCTCGACCCTGGGCAGGCGCTGTTCACCGGACCGGGCGTGCCCCACAGCTACCTGGAAGGGTCGGGGGTCGAGGTCATGGCGAACTCCGACAACGTCCTGCGACTCGGGCTCACGTCCAAACGGGTCGACGCCGCGGCGCTTCTCGACATCCTCGTCTACGAGGGGAGCGACGAAGGCCTGCTGGAGCCACAAGTCGCGGAGCGGCCCTGGGGACGACGCGTCGGCTTCACGCCGCCGGTGGCCGATTTCCGGCTCGAGGTTCTGAACCTGACCGGCCGCTCCCCCGCACCGCTCGCCGACGACAACGGTGTGCGAATCGTCCTCGCACTCGAAGGCGAAGTCGAGGTGCTCAACGCCGCCGGCTCGGAGCGGCTACTCCCCGGGCAGGCGGCAATGCTGAGCGCGGCCGCGACGGCCGTCACCGCGACCGGCCCCGGAACGGTCGCCCTGACGAAGCCGAATCGCCAGGAACCCTAG